Below is a genomic region from Microbacterium galbinum.
CGGTCTCGATCGCCCGCATCCGCGCGAACGCGAGCTGCTGCAGATTCTCGGCGGTCCCCCGGAAGTCCGCGTTGTTGGTCTGGAACACGAGGACCTCGGCGCCGCCCGTCACGCTCTCGTGAATGATGTCGTCGTAGATGACGTCGAAGCAGATCGCGAGACCGATGAGTGCGCCGTCGATGTCCATGATCGGCGGGTTGATCCCCGGGGTGTACTCGCGGCCGATGAGGCCGATCAGATCGGGGGCCAGGGCATAGTAGAAGTCGCGGTCGGGAACGTACTCGCCGAAGGGCACCGGATGCCGCTTGTCGTGGATCTGTTCTGCTCCCCCGGCATCCGTCCACAGCATCGACGTGTTCCAGTAGAGGTCGTTGCGGGCGGTCGCGGCGTTCGCGAGCACCGGCGCGTCGATCCGGGTCGAGACCAGCGTCAGCTGACGCGCGAGCGTCTCGTTCTGGAAGGGGTCGGTGTCGAGGCTGCCCTCCGGCCAGACGAGGAGGTCGACGTCTCCGCCGTACAGGGGCTCGGTGGCTTCGGTCTGCGCGCGGACCACGGCGAAGGGCGTACGCTCGTCGAAATACCCGGTCGGACCGTTTCCCTGTACGGCGGCGATGCGCATCTCACCCGCGGGAGCGGTCGGGAACTGCGGCGTCGCGAGCAGCACGACCGCGAGTGCTACGGGCACGAGCAGCGGCATCGGGCGCCGCCACAGCCTCAGCCGCACAGCCTCGATCAGCATCGCCACGACGAGAACCATCAGGAACCCGAGACCCCCGACGCCGAGCCACGACGACACCGGAGCGAGCGGGCTCTCGGCCTGACTCATCCCGATCCGTGCCCACGGGAAGCCGCCGTAGGGCCAGGAGCCGACGAAGACCTCCCTGCCGACCCAGAGGGCCGCGACGACGATCGGGAGCACCAGCATCCGCCCCCAGGCGCCGGGAAGCGCGCGAGCGATCCACCGGTAGGCGAGGGCGATCGGGATGAGGGCGAGAGCCGTCAGACCGCCCTCGAGGACGCTGAGAGCAGCCCAGGGAACCGGGCCCAGATACCTCGAGGTCCACGACACCAGAAGAGCGAAGAACAGGATGCCGTAGACCAGGCCGACCAGCAGCGCTCCGCCCGCGCGACGGCCGATCAACGCCAGCAGCAGCAGCGCGGTCGCCGGGAACGCGAGAACCCAGATCGCGGCCGCCGGGTAGGCGAGATTCATGAGCAGCGCCGCGGCGGCGGCCGCGATCGACGCCGCCCACAACGGCAGGAGCGGGCGCGGTCGAATCGTGCGTTCAGCCATGTTCACCCCGGTCACATCGAGGAGTAGGCGACGATGCCGCGGCGTACGCCGTCGAGCGCCGTGCGGGCCGTGCGGGCGAGCGCTCCGTCCTCGGCGACGATCGAGAGCTGGTCGAGGAGGTCGATCGTCTGTTTGGCCCAGCGGACGAAGTCGCCGGCCGCCATATCGGCATCGACGAGCACCCGATCCAGCATCCCGCCGCGAGCCCAGGAGTGCATCGCCCCGGCGAGGCCGGCGGCGAGCGGCTCGGAGCCGGGGAGGTGATGATCCTGTTCCAGATCATCGAGAACGGCCCACAGCGCCGTCGTCTTCTCGTATGCGGCACGGAACGCGCCGCGCGGAAGACCGCGCTCCCCCGAGTTCGCCTCATCGCGCCGCGGTTCGTAGACCAGGCAGCAGGCCATGGCCGCGAGCGAGGGTGCATCGAGGCCCGACCACAGCCCCTGGCGCAACGACTCGGCCACGAGCAGATCCCGCTCGCCGTAGATGCGCCGCATCGTGCGGCCCGCCTCGGTGAGCGTCATCTCGTCGCCGTCGGAGCGCAGGTAGTCGAGCGTCTCGAGCACCTCGACCACGCGGTCGAAGACACGGGCCACCGTTCCGGTACGGGTCTCGATCTGACGGCGGATGCGGTCGGTCTGACGCTTCAGCTTCCAGTAGCGCTCCGCCCACCGGGCGTGCGCTTCGCGATCCGGGCAACTGTGGCACGGGTGCCGCTGCATCTTCGTGCGGAGCTGCTGGATGCGCTTCAGCCGCTTGTCACGGGCCGAACGCGGGGCTCCCGAGTCCTGCCGGTTCTTCTTCTCGAGGTCGCTCAGCTCGCGACGGATCGTGGAGTACTCCACGAAATCACCGTGCTCGCACGACATCGACTTCTCGTAGCCCGCGAGCGACACCTCGGCCTCGCGCACCTGACGGGCGAGACCGACCACGGCGCGATCGGCCTGGAACTGCGCGAACGACGACTCGAGGATCTGGCGGGCCCGCGGCTTGCCGAACAGGTCGATGAGGTTCACGGCCATGTTGTACGTCGGCCGGAAGCTCGAGTTCAGCGGGTAGGTGCGCCGCGACGCGAGAGCGGCCACGGCCTGCGGATCCATGCCCTCGGTCCACTGCACCACCGCGTGGCCTTCGACGTCGATGCCGCGGCGCCCGGCGCGACCGGTGAGCTGCGTGTACTCCCCCGAGGTGATCGCGACGCGGGCTTCGCCGTTGAACTTCTCCATCTTCTCGAGCACGACGGTGCGCGCCGGCATGTTGATGCCGAGTGCGAGGGTCTCGGTCGCGAAGACGACCTTGACGAGCTTGCGCTGGTAGAGCTCTTCGACGACCTCCTTGAAGGCCGGCAGCAGGCCCGCGTGGTGCGAGGCCACGCCGCGCTCGAGATTGTCGAGCCACTCCCAGTAGCCGAGGACGCCGAGGTCCTCCTCCTGGAGCGTGCGGGTGCGCTCCTCGACGATCGCGCGGATCTCGGCGCGCTCCTCCTGCGACGTGAGGCGCATGCCCGAACGCCTCACCTGCGCG
It encodes:
- a CDS encoding DEAD/DEAH box helicase, whose product is MSSPAERYAAARQASEHPETSAFAARQRFDLDPFQIEGCHALERGNSVLVAAPTGAGKTIVGEFAIHLAMQTPRDKAFYTTPMKALSNQKFRELVDVYGADEVGLLTGDTNINGNARIVVMTTEVLRNMIYADSAALRDLRYVVMDEVHYLADRFRGAVWEEVIIHLPSQVRLVSLSATVSNAEEFGDWLDTVRGDTEVIVSEIRPVPLEQHVLVRDDLLPLFDDRAGVATAQVNQELMRIRSFTGSNYDNNRRAQSYVSNRHAGRQAKRPPRGGQRPVRPSNARRIERIDRPEVIHLLERANLLPAIFFIFSRVGCDAAVAQVRRSGMRLTSQEERAEIRAIVEERTRTLQEEDLGVLGYWEWLDNLERGVASHHAGLLPAFKEVVEELYQRKLVKVVFATETLALGINMPARTVVLEKMEKFNGEARVAITSGEYTQLTGRAGRRGIDVEGHAVVQWTEGMDPQAVAALASRRTYPLNSSFRPTYNMAVNLIDLFGKPRARQILESSFAQFQADRAVVGLARQVREAEVSLAGYEKSMSCEHGDFVEYSTIRRELSDLEKKNRQDSGAPRSARDKRLKRIQQLRTKMQRHPCHSCPDREAHARWAERYWKLKRQTDRIRRQIETRTGTVARVFDRVVEVLETLDYLRSDGDEMTLTEAGRTMRRIYGERDLLVAESLRQGLWSGLDAPSLAAMACCLVYEPRRDEANSGERGLPRGAFRAAYEKTTALWAVLDDLEQDHHLPGSEPLAAGLAGAMHSWARGGMLDRVLVDADMAAGDFVRWAKQTIDLLDQLSIVAEDGALARTARTALDGVRRGIVAYSSM
- the lnt gene encoding apolipoprotein N-acyltransferase → MAERTIRPRPLLPLWAASIAAAAAALLMNLAYPAAAIWVLAFPATALLLLALIGRRAGGALLVGLVYGILFFALLVSWTSRYLGPVPWAALSVLEGGLTALALIPIALAYRWIARALPGAWGRMLVLPIVVAALWVGREVFVGSWPYGGFPWARIGMSQAESPLAPVSSWLGVGGLGFLMVLVVAMLIEAVRLRLWRRPMPLLVPVALAVVLLATPQFPTAPAGEMRIAAVQGNGPTGYFDERTPFAVVRAQTEATEPLYGGDVDLLVWPEGSLDTDPFQNETLARQLTLVSTRIDAPVLANAATARNDLYWNTSMLWTDAGGAEQIHDKRHPVPFGEYVPDRDFYYALAPDLIGLIGREYTPGINPPIMDIDGALIGLAICFDVIYDDIIHESVTGGAEVLVFQTNNADFRGTAENLQQLAFARMRAIETGRSVVNVSTVGTSQIIRPDGSTITSLDADEAGAMLEDVELRSGLTAGVVLGPWVQQILLWGGLGALALGWWRARRA